Genomic segment of Capra hircus breed San Clemente chromosome 13, ASM170441v1, whole genome shotgun sequence:
CCATGGTGTCTCCTGCTTCAAGATGAGTGCCACATTCATCCACTCATCCAGGCCATCTTGCTTTGCACTGTTCATTCTCCTGCCTCAGTGTACCCTCTCCCACCTCAGTGCCTTGTTTCATTGTCTGTCCCTGATGTTGCTGCAACAGCCTCTCTTCTGGTTCCCTGACTTCAGAGCCCAGACACCCCAGGGACCCATCCCGTGGTTTACCCATCCATCTTTGGTTCACACATCCATCCATTGGTCCTCCCATCCACCCATTggtccacccatctatccatcagttcacccatccatccattggttcacccatccatccattggtccacccatccatccattggtccacccatccatccattggtccactcatccatccattggtccacccatccatccattggtccacccatccatccattggtccactcatccatccattggtccacccatccacccattggtccacccatctatccatcagttcacccatccatccattggttcacccatccatccattggtccacccatccatccattggtccacccatccatccattggtccactcatccatccattggtccacccatccatccattggttcacccatccatccattggttcacccatccatccattggtCCGCCCATCCATTCATtggtccacccatccatccattggtTCACCTATCCATCCTGTCAACATACACATCCTCTGTGCCACATACTTTACTAGACATTAGAGATAGAGAATGATGGaatcttctctctctctatctgCCTCATTAGCTTCACTCACTGTTTCAATTCAAATGTCAGTGAAACCTTCTTGATCTTTCTTCATAGGCCTTCATAGCATGATACAGCTCAGTATTGGGGAAGTCTGCTTCTGCAGCCTCTAAACTGAGAACTAGAACATGGCCTTGGAAGCCCCCCTCAACCTTGCCCATGGCTGGGCCCATCCTGTTCTAGGCTTGGGGTCCATGTGATTGTGAGCGCTCAGGGTCTCAGAATCTTCAGCTTTTCAGGTAGGGCTCAGCAGTACCAAGTTCCCTCACTGCCCCTCAGGCCTGACCTGGTAGCCCAGATGTGATCGTTGGACTTCTCCCACCCCGTTCCTGAGTCCCACCCTCTGTCTCAtccccctttctctttttttaaaataaaacttctaaAATTGATTATTGGTTTATTTCAGTgacatatagttgctttataatatactagtttcaggtatatgacacagtgattcaatattttttatcgattatactccattaaaaattattacaagataatggctatattttCTTGTGCTGTACAACAtactttgcttatttgttttatacatagtagtttgtgtctctCAGTCCTCTACCCCCatctttcccctcccccttccctctctcggttagtgagtctgtttctgttttgttacatacattcatttattttttaaattcacatatAAGCGATaacatagagtatttgtctttgtcttcttTCATGAAACATAAGGCCCTCTTGGTCCAcgtatgttgctgcaaatgccattacGTCATccttttatatggctgagtagtattcccttGTCTGTATATACTACacctttatccagtcatctgttgacagacactcaggttgcttccatatcttggcaattgtaaatgatgctgctatgaacattggcgtgcctgtatctttttgaattagtgttttcattttctttggatatatatccagcaGTGGAAGTAGTTCTCTTTTTTTAGGTTTTTGTGCCTCGTGCTCTTTTCTAAGGAAGGGGTCCCTGCTCAGCCCAGCACTCAAGAGTTGAGTCAGGTAGTTGGATTGAACGCTGCATGAAGACTGGACGAAGTTATGGCCAGGCTGTGCCAGGACACTGCCCGCCCTGGATGGGGCTCCTTTGGGTCTGTGACTCAGCCCTGTAGACGCAGGGGTCTGCTCCTCTTGGGCTGGCCTCAGAGCAGCTTCACTCACATGGCTGGGCACACACTAGGTCTCAGTTCTTCCCAGTGAAGCAGGGAGGCGTACCTTCCCCAGGGGGCTGTTGGGAGGACTAAATGAGATTCTGCATGTAGCTGCTCAGCACAGAGCCTGTAAACTCTCAATAGATTCTGGTGATtaactcattattattattaacatgaTCACttctatttatataataaataacaaggtcctactgtgtagcacagagaccTATATTCAATGTAATTATAGTTGTAATCCTCTGTAATGGGAAAGGAAATCTGGGAAAAAATATATGCAGATGAATGACTGAATTGCTTTGCTATatgcctgaaacattgtaaatcaactatactttagtaaaacaaaaaatcaaaaaaccCACCAATATCACTCTCCCAGTCATAACTTTTTAATCCCAGCTATGTATGTGGCCCTACAGTTTTTAATGTCTGGCTGGCTGTGTGTCATTCTTAATAGTTGGCAAGCATCAAACATTTATAAATCAGGTAGTGATACCAGTTTTCATGTGTGCCTGTTCCAGATCACaccctggtttgttttttttttctctctgaaaattaaaaaaaagaaaaaaacccaaaacctttGTTTGCCAGAAACTTATAGCAACCTGACCCCTGGATCAGGGCGGCATCTGGCCATTAGGGCTGTGTTCTGTTGGACCTCTGAGACCCCATCTACAGGGCTCAGtgcatagtaagcactcaataaatgctgatGCCTTAACGACAGGGGCTTGAAGACAGAAGAGAAGCCCCTTCTCCCTTACCTTCCTTTTCCATACTGCAGACTTACTAATGCTCTGTCACGTGGCTGGTATCTTCACCTCCTTCTATTCCATTCTGCGGCCCCAAGTATGATCTGGGCCTTGGGCCGGGGAATGAGCTATCCTGCTTCCAAATGAGGGACCAGCCCCCGTGGGGAGTGCTgacccctttcctttccttcagctGCACATAGCTGGAGCCAACGGATACCTGCGGGCAGCCGAGCTCCTCCTGGACCATGGTGTACGTGTGGATGTGAAGGACTGGGATGGCTGGGAGCCCCTGCACGCGGCTGCCTTCTGGGGACAGGTAGTTGTCACCCACAGTGCTGTAAGAGAGGCCAGCTTATGGCCAACCTGCTGACCTTTGGGCTGGGAGTTGGTTCAGAAGAACACCCGACCCATTTAGGGTGTTGACTACAGCTAGTGTGTAGGATGTGAAAAGACCTACGGAGTTTACAAAAAGGATTGTCAAGTTGTGTCCTAACAAGATGACAATCCAGTTTGCCAAATTAGAAAATTTCCCACATTTCTGTCTTGAGTTTTTCCACTTGTTTCCCAGATAGAAATCTCTGTAGCTTTCGCCATTCCTCTTTAAACACTTGACAGCTCTGGAGTTACAGCTGACTCCTTCTGTCCCTCGGTATGGCTGAGTCATGCTGGAGGAGGTGTCAAGCCTATTGCATTTGCCGGAGTTCCCAGCTTTAGGGAGCAGAGCCTTGCCTGGGAGTCAGCTTTGCCCTACCATTGTTTGGATCACATCCTAAGAAGCTTTGAACTCTCACTCTCTCTGACTCCTAGGCTTTCTCAGCTATGGGCAGGGGGGAACCCGGGCTTCTTCCTGTGTTTCAGATGCAGATGGCAGAGCTGTTGGTGTCCCATGGGGCCAGTCTCAGCGCTAGGACGTCCATGGATGAGATGCCAATTGGTAAGTTCAGAAGGACCACGCCTGCACTCATTGATTTTTTTGATGAGTGGAGGATAAATGGTTGAATATATGGTTGGATAGATGGTAGATGGATAGTTTGATGAATAAATTAATGGGTGGTAGATTAATGGATGGATAACTGGCTGAATGTATGGCTGAATGAATTAAGAGGATGGGTGGGCAGAGGATGAATCTATGGATGACTGGTTCAGCGAATAGGTAGACAGATGAACTAAAGGATGAAAGGGATTGAGTGGGTGGGGATATATGATTTCAGGCTCTTTTCATAATGTCTTGCTTGGGCTCTGTGGGGTACCTTCTGGTTTCTCTTGATATGTTTTCTATCAGTGGAGAATTGATGACTCCTCTTGGAAGCGATCAAAGGTGTATGAATCCTTCAGTCATACCTGTGAATTGGGACTGTGCATGGGACCTGGGGTTTCCTCTTCTTACACTCCTCTAAGGATTGGGTTGTAGCCCAGGAAATAAGGCTGGCACTGCTTTCTTCCCTCCACCCACACCCCAGAAGATGTAAATTTTCAGTGGGTCTGGGGGGCCCTCGGGGATCAccagccccttctctgccccctACCATGGCCTCCTCCACCCTTTCAGACCTGTGTGAAGAGGAGGAGTTCAAAGTCCTGCTGTTGGAGCTGAAACACAAGCATGACGTGATCATGAAGTCGCAGCTGAGGCATAAATCATCTTTGAGCAGGAGGACGTCCAGCGCGGGCAGCCGAGGGTGAGCTGGGGGCGGGACAGCCAGGGGCGCCCAAGGGTGCTCCTGCCCATGGAGCCTGGAAGCAGCCTCCCAGTACCCCCCTCTCCCCTTAGGAAGGTGGTACGTCGAGCCAGCCTGTCCGACAGGACCAACCTGTACAGGAAGGAGTATGAGGGAGAGGCTATACTTTGGCAGCAGCGGAGTGCATCTGAGGATCAGCGGAACTCCAcctacaacggggacatcagggagaCCAGGACAGACCAAGAGAATAAGGACCCGGTGAGAGCTTGCCTCCCACCCAGCCCCAGTGAGCACTGCCGTGGGAGGGGAATAGCTGGAGCCCCAGCCTGGCGTTGCTTCTTTATCTCAGAGCCTTCGGAGGGAGGTCAGCTGGCCATCGCCCTTAAACCAGCTGGGTCCTGTCTGAGGGGGGTGCCTACCATGGTTATTGAGGCAAGTGTAGGACGTGTTCACATCAGAGCTGGGTGAttggcacacagtaggggctCATAACTGCCAGGGAGTGAGTGATCACCATGTGCCTGCTTGAGCTCCAGCAGAAGAGAGATTTTATTCTGGCTTCCCAGAGGAGAAGGTTTAGTAGGGCGGCCACTCTGGGAGAGAAGGATGTTAAAACTTTTTTTAGGGGAAACCTAACAAGATGTTGAGAATTGTGTTGAGATATCAGGTTGGaagaaaatttctgaaaaatatagGGGCTGGCAGAATGTCTAAGAAGCTGGCTCTAGGAGTAGATAATGGTCTGGGCATTAAACCGCTTTCCTAAGATGCTGTATTGTTTTCTGAGAACTGTTGTAATGAATTACCGCAAACTAGGTGGCTTGAAGAGAGAGAAATGtcttttctcccagttctggaagccagaagtctaAAACTCAAGTTGTCTACAGGCTTGGTTCCTTCTGGATGTCGGAAGGGGACTCTGTTCCATGCCTGTCTCCTAGCTTCTGACATCTTGGGcattccttggctttttgctAGCGTgcctccaatctctgcctctgtctccacgTGGCCTTCATTGTGTATGGGTCTATTTTCTCTTAGAAAGACACCAGtcgttggattagggcccaccctcgTCTAGTGTGACCTCATCTTAATGTAACCGATTACACGTGTGAAGACCCTACTTCCAAATAGAGTCACACTCAGAGATGTGGGGTGGATGTGAGTTTCGGGGGGGACACTATTTGACTCAGTACCAATGCATTCAGGCCCGTGCCTGGCTGCAGTCTTGCTGAGTGGAATATGCAAGTTTGGGGCCAGAGCAGAACTACTGGGCACAAGAAGGAAGGGGCTGACCATACCAGCAGTGGTGTACCTTTGTGGTTCTACCATCACACAAAGAGCAGCTGAAAACATTTCTAGCTCCTGTTGCTTGGGGGGATGCAAAATGTCTCAGTGGGACCCTGCTTCCCTGTGTGAACAAGGAGGTCACGTGAGGGCTTGTCTTGCCGGCAGGAGTGAAGGCATCTGCTCTAAAGAATCTCCATTgtgagaggagtttgggggagaatagatccATGTATATGTCCAGCTGAGTTCCTTTGCCgcccacctgaaactgtcacaatattgttaatcaactatactccaatataaaataaaaagagtaaaaacaaaaagagggactttcctggtggtccaagggcTAAGACTCCTCGCTCCCAGtgcaagggacctgggtttgatccctgatcaggggatAAACCACAGctaaagacccagcgcagccaaataaatgttaaaaagaaaaaagattcgattccaagtgttttttttttttttaaagagagaatccCCACTGAAACGCCGATTGGGATGGAGCCCGCACACTCGGAGCTTTGGTTCTGCCCCTGCCCACCTAAGCTTGGGGGTTAGGAAAGAAGAGCTGTAGATTGGAATCAAATCCCATTTCAGATGCTTCCCCGATATGctttaattctcttttctttgtgaTTGAGGTGTAACTTGTATAACCTACAGAAATCTTAAACGAATTTGTCAATGACCTCTTTCCAATGCGTACACGCATTTCTGTCACCCCAGAAAGCTCCTacgttcccttttccaggcagCCCTTCTACCCCACAGATAtgagtgtgtgcttagtcacttcagtcgtgttcaactctttgggaccccatggactgtacagccctccaggttcctctgtctgtggggattcttcaggcaagaatactggagtgggttgccatgccctcctctaggggatcttcccaacacaaggtttgaacccaggtctcccgcattgcaggcagattctttactgtctgagtcaccagggaagcccagctcaacctggtgctctgtgataatctagaggggtaggatgtggggtagggtgggagggAATTTCAAGGGGGTGGGgctatatgcatacctatggctgattcctgttgatgtctggcagaaaccaacgcaacatagtaaagcaattatcctccaattaaaagagaaATGCAGGTTCTCAGGCCCCACACGAGATAGACTGAATCATAAACCCTGGGGCTGGGACTCAGCACTCTGTGTTTTAACCAGCCCTCCAGAGGATTCAGATGCATGCAagaatttgagaaccactgatctaagGGTGTGTTTGCTCAGCCTGACTCCCAAGTCAGATTTCTGACAGAACTCTGCACTGATAGCCCCCAGGGCTGGCTGTGGTACCCACTTTTGGCAGAGCTGACTCCCTGATAGCAGGCACAGCCGTGATAAGACAACCCTGTCTCTTCAACCAGTGGTTCACGATCTAAATTGTACAAGAATGGTTCATGATCTAAATTGTACAAGAAAATCACCTCGgggaggtgttttgtttttgtttttaaaaaacttgatgTCCAGACTATAATCTCAGTTAATTAAATCAGTCTCCAGGCTTCGGACTCAGGCattgtatttgttcatttattgatttattaacaaataggctttatttttttgagtagttttaggtttacagaaaaataagtggggggacttccctgtggtccagtgttttagactctgtgcttccactgcagggggcagggactgggggactaagatcccacgtgctgtcctgtggccaaaaaaaaaagtttttgtgtgTCTTTTGACCTTGTTTATAGTGATTTTTGGtatgctttatatttttgttactgTCAATGTGTCCACCTTTTCCTTAGAGTTTCTAGGTAGCAGCTCCTTTTAAAGCTCTTGTTACCCAGGGATTTCTGGGTGTAAAAGATCTCTGAGTAAGACCCTCTCCCATTTGGGGAAGAGCTATACCAGGAATATAGGGAGAGGATTCTCAGTGACCAAAAAGCCCAACTAAGATTGACTTACAGACACAAAAAGAATGCACTGGCTTGGTTAACTGGAAAGTCTGGGCCAACTGGATGCGGGGGCTCAGAACATAtcatcaggggacttccctggcagtccagtggttcagccttcaccttccaatgcagggggtctgggttaaatccctggtcaggaagataagatcccgcatgcctcgaGGCCAAAAATCTAAAACATAGAAAcagaaacaatgttgtaataaATGCAgtagagacttttaaaatggtccacataaaaaaaaatcttagaaaaaagAAACGTATCACGAGGGTGCAGTGTCTCTGTCTCAcgctctctcttccttaatgttGGTTTCACAGCCAAGCAGACCTTTTAACGCGCTGTCTCCCCAGTTTATGATTCTCACCCCTGCAGTTCCTACAGAAACAGAGCTGCTCTTCCCCAGTTTTTCTAGCAGTAAGTCCCAGGGTTGAGTTTCATGGAACCAATTTCTGAACCCATTCCTGAACCAATTCCAATAGTGAGTTTATTGATTGGCCAGGTCCTGGGGTCATGGTTTATCTCCCGGAGCAAAGATGGGAGTCAGTTGGGTCTGTCAAAACCCACAACTGGTGAGATTCCCCAAAGGAAAACGGAGGTCTTATTACCCAGGTAGGGAAAATGGAAAAGGATGGGTTCAAGCAATCATGCCCTCAGTAGAGGCGCAAGCAGGGTTGGGGTTCAGATCCCCCAGCTGGCTGATGATGATGTCCTTCTCGCCCTCAGAACCCCAGGTTGGAGAAGCCCGTGCTGCTCTCCGAGTTTCCCACCAAGATCCCACGCAGCGACATGGACGTGCCTGTTGAGAATGGCCTCCGGGCTCCGGTCAGCACCTACCAGTATGCGCTGTCCAACGGGGACGTCTGGAAAGTGCACGAGGTGCCCGACTACAGCATGGCCTATGGCAACCCTGGCGTGGCCGATGCCACCCCGTCCTGGAGTGGCTACAAGGAACAGAGCCCCCAGACGCTTCTGGAGCTGAAGAGGCAGCGGGCTGCGGCCAAGCTGCTCAGCCACCCCTTCCTGAGCACCCACCTGGGCAGCGGCATGTCCAGGACGGGCGAGGGCAGCAGCGAAGGCAAGGCCCCCTTGATCGGAGGCAGAACTTCTCCGTACAGTAGCAACGGGACCTCGGTGTATTACACGGTCACCAGTGGAGACCCCCCACTCCTGAAGTTCAAGGCCCCCAtagaggagatggaggagaaggTCCATGGCTGCTGCCGCATCTCCTAGTCTCTGTGGGATGGAGGAGAGAGATGCGTGGGGAGAGGGACCCTGGAATCCAGGCCAGCCCAGCAGCCCTGGCTGGGGGCGGGCAGCTGGGGCAGGAAGGGGGAGGTGGGCTCTGCGTTCCAGAGGAACTCAGAACCCACCTCTCAGCCAGCTGCCCATAGCATCACCACTTCCCATGGTTCTGCTTCTTGCCGCATTGTCTGCCATCAAAAAACAAGGCCCCTCGTGGCTTCCTGTCTCATCCTGCTGTCAGATTTTGGGAGGGCGAGTTGGGATTCTAGTTCTGTTGTTGGTCAAGGCTTCTCTGGACCAGTACTCACACGTCACATAtcaacacacataaacacactctCACACTCAGTTAACATGTGTAGGGATGACACAGCTGGGCTCATGGGAAACAGGTGGGACTGAAAATTTGTGAGCTCTTCCTAAGAGGACTGAGGTTAAGATTCAGTTTTGTCACCACTGCCAACATGGCTTTAGCAGGGGAGGGAGTCTGCTAACCTGAGACCCGTCATCTTGCCTGGAGTCCTACAACAACTTGGTATTGTCATCTCCATCTGGTGGGAGCAGGAGGTCTTCTATGTTTAGAGGGagctatggtaaagaatctgcctgcaatgcaggagatgggggttcgatcccaggggtcaaaagattccccggagaagggaatggcaacccactccagtactcttgcctggagaattccatggacagaggagcctggtgggctgcagttcatggggttgcaaaaagtcagacacaactgagcaaccaacactttcactctgATGCACCCACAGCGGGTGGATGAGGTGGGTGTAGACCTGCCCCCCACAGCCTTGCCCATGCCCAGAGCCAGCTGTGTGAGCACCCAGGGGCCAAGGTGGAACACCAGGTAATTCTGCGCCTGGAGTAATCCAAATCTATTTTGCTCTTGGACGGAAGCTTCAAAATGTGACGAGGAGAGGGAGCAAAGGTAGCATTTTCAAAAGTGTGTTggataaaataattcttttagaCTGTAAAACTCCAGGTTGCGGAGGGGGATCGCTGAATTAGCTTTCTTTGACAGACAGTATCATGATCACTAGGTTGTACTGACTGGTATTGAAAAAAAGGGAAGCTAAGGGAGAAGCTTCAGTTGGAAGGGCTTTTCCAGGGAGAGAGGTGagttcatgtttttaatttttgcagaCATCTCTGTTCAGCATGACAGAGCCCAGTGCCCTGGCCGAGCTTTGTGACTGGTCAGATGGTTTCAGTCCAGCCTGTCTTACCCAGTCCTCAGACTGAAGTATCAGACTGAGCACTGAGGGGCTGCTGTGGCCCCCACCTCTCCCagagtgaatgttcaggactccCGGCCCAGCTTTGCTCTTTTAGGGATGCCCGGTGATGTGGGTTTGCAGGTTAGCTCTTGTGAGCTCCTGTCTGGCCCAGGGGCTGCTATCCTGCTCTGGCCCAAGCCTGCAGATCTGAGGTGCCCATCTGTGTTCCAGCATCGCGCACTGCATTCAAGTGGTGGTGCTGGAGTTGGGTCTTGCGCCAGCTTTACAGTTTCATGGCCCCCAACCTTTCTGATGTTGGGGAGGGAAGACTACGAGGGACAGGATGTCTGCCTACTCCCCACTGCATCCTCTCATGAGCCCTTTGAAATTGTTGCCCACGAGTTGGACGCCGTCCACGGGCTTGGCCAAAACCTACTGGTGTAACTAACTAGCTGCAGGTCTGTTTCCTGCTCCGTACGCCTTTTACTTGTCCTAAAACTACCTCTTTAGAGCTCTGAAGGAGGCCCCTGAGGTCCAGATTCGGAAATTTGGGGGACAAATCTGGGTTCCCTTTAACCCTTTTCTTTCTGAACCTATGAGAAATTCTCCCTGCGAGACATCTGGGCCAGAGGTTGGGGCTGGCGGGGGCCCCTTGTGCCACAGTGCTAGTAAGAGGGTCTGCTGTCTGTCCCAGTCCTCCACTGTGGCCCCCAGGGCTCTTGTAGCCCAGAGGCAGAGCTGGATCCCAAAGGCTCTGGCTGATGCTTCACCAGGTGCAGGGCAGCTGGACCGGAGAGCAGGGGCCTCAGGAGTCACTTCGCCCCTGGTGGCTCCTGGATGCAGGGAGAGTCACAGCATCAGACTTCCCACCCCAATTTCAGGGTGGATCCAATGTAGAGTGGAAAGTCAGGTCAGGTGACTGCAGACAGGTGTGCGTGACGCCTGCCACATTTCTGGGGTCTGCGGCTGGCTCTTATCATCTCATCCGATGACTGGGTCAGGGCAGGGATGATCCAAAACACACATACCTTTAGGCTTTAAAAACATGTTCAGATGAGACTGACACTGGAATTCCTCTTGAGCTGTGAGCTGGGAGGTCCCGAGGGAAGCCACACGCTTCTGGGAGAGAGCCGTGCAGGTTTTCGGATCTGTTTGCTCAGAGGTCAGAGACTGAAGGCATTTATTGCTCCCTCTGAGTCCTTCTGGctattttctccttcctcccttgctTCCTGCTCCTGGGCCACTGTCTCCCACCCAGAAGGCTGGGAATCCCAGCTGATTGACAGGAGCCAACTGCAGGCTCTTGGGTGTTAGCGCATGTTTTCAGTCAGAGATAAACCATTCCCATCAAGTCTCAGGGGAACTTTCCCTGTGGATCTCCTCGGTGTCGAGGGACAAGCTGGGGCCAAGGTCATTGAGTTATTCACTCTCTAGTTTATTGAGTAGCTGAGGCTcaccaggcactgtgttaggctCTGGGGATAAAGGAGGAATGAGGTGGAGTGAGGACACTGCTCTTTACAGTTCTCATCCTTGGAGGACCAGCAACCCCCATTTGATTCAGAGACAGAAAAGCTGTGTCCTGGTCCATAACCCTTTGCTTTTCtgctcttgagaatccctggaCTGGATTCCTTTAGTTTGGAGGTTGCTGACCTGGCCGCCCTTCGATAACATTTGCCGCTAAATGGTGGAGATGCTGGGTCTTGGGTTCCAGGCAGATGCCATCTGAAGTctatctggaactttcaaggataGCTGCCTTCCAGCCAGCATCTTTTGGGCACTGTCTAACAGCAGTTTTAAGTCAGTGTCTGGAAAAACAAGGAGCCTGGAATTTGCTGCCAAATGCCTCTCAGGTTCTTCAGCTCATTGTCTCTTGCTCGTTTATTACCTAATCCTCCTGCCCCACCAGTGGATAGTGGGAGGAAAAGGAGCTTCTTTAACATTGAAGCCTTTCCTCATAAATCTGCCTCTGTTCCTGGCAGATACGGAGCAAGGACCACAGAGAAAGCTGGCAAGATTGACCAGATGCCCAGCTCCTGGTTAGACCCAGGTCTGGTCGCAGTTCCTGGCAGATTAAAGGAGGCTATTTGTAAAGCATGCACATAGCTCCATGTGAGCTCCAGCCCTTGCTCCCACCCTGAAAATTGGTGACTCCCACCAGAGACTGAGCTGCTGTCTAGTAGCTCCAGGAAGTTGAATGAACCCTAAGCCTAGGTCTTTTGAAGACTTCAGGATGTAATTCTCCATCAGATTATGCAGCATTGATGAAACTGCTCTGTACTGTTTCAATCTCAGCAGGCTTAGAAAAGTTAACAAGGGTGTGTCCCCTGAACTACCCACCAGTTGGCTGGCCTTGTCATAACATGAGACCCATTTTGGTTACTGGGAGACCCATTTTGGTTATTGGTGTCAGATACCTTTTGATCTGGAGTTCTCTCTCCCACTTGCTTTTCCAGAGCAGAATACTGGGATGCTTTCCAGAAGCGCACTTCTTACAGGATGCCTAGAAGGACTCTATTTAACTCTTGCTATTGTGACCTGGGgacagcctcccctcccccagggcaccTAAGAGCCAAGGGTCATGTGGCCAGTGGGTGACTCTGCAGAAGTGACTGCCTTTGCTAGAAGCACTCCTCGATAAGAGTCTCTTGTTGGCCAGTTGGTCAGAGggcctgcttcccatgggcacTGTGAGTGCCAAGGTGTGGGGCCTGGCTCTGCGCACCCAGGAAAAGTCTGCAGATCCCCAGCCCCCCGCAATAATTCACCAGACCAGAAGCCACTGATGTACAGAGAACacttaagaaaaatgtattttatgtgaaaaaaaagttaaatctcTGTATACTGTATCAGCAGCTTTGTGTAAAAATGGCAATCAAGAGAGTCTAATatatttaaaaccttttttaaaaaagaatcctcGCAGATCTTTGATATTGTATTGAAGTAACTTCCAGGTAAGCTCCTTGCCACACGTGGCAGTGGTGGGCCATTCGAGACCCTGGCTCAACCGCATCCCAAAGGGGCGTGCCCCTGGAGTCGCTTCCAGTTGCCAAGGCCTGTGACAGAATTCGCTGTTAAAGAGTTTTTAATTAAGATGAATTAAATGCCTTTTAATAACACCTGCTCGGTGTGACTGTGGTCATTGCTATGAACTTGCTTGACCTATAAGGATTTGAATTCACAAAGAGGTGATGCCTGGGATAGATGGCAGGgaaggcttccccgtccctgccCCCACTACAGAGGCCTCTCCTGGTTGGCCCCTGAATCACAGGGAGGCCTGAGGGCTTAGCCATGGAGCAGGTATCATTCTAGACTGCAAGAAGGTGAAACAGgatgaaatcaagaaaataagagtGGTTGAAAATGaccttcagggacttccctggtggtccagtgttgagaatctgctttccaatccagggggt
This window contains:
- the PPP1R16B gene encoding protein phosphatase 1 regulatory inhibitor subunit 16B, which produces MASHVDLLTELQLLEKVPTLERLRAAQKRRAQQLKKWAQYEQDLQHRKRKHERKRSTGGRRKKVSFEASVALLEASLRNDAEEVRYFLKNKVSPDLCNEDGLTALHQCCIDNFEEIVKLLLSHGANVNAKDNELWTPLHAAATCGHINLVKILVQYGADLLAVNSDGNMPYDLCEDEPTLDVIETCMAYQGITQEKINEMRAAPEQQMISDIHCMIAAGQDLDWVDAQGATLLHIAGANGYLRAAELLLDHGVRVDVKDWDGWEPLHAAAFWGQMQMAELLVSHGASLSARTSMDEMPIDLCEEEEFKVLLLELKHKHDVIMKSQLRHKSSLSRRTSSAGSRGKVVRRASLSDRTNLYRKEYEGEAILWQQRSASEDQRNSTYNGDIRETRTDQENKDPNPRLEKPVLLSEFPTKIPRSDMDVPVENGLRAPVSTYQYALSNGDVWKVHEVPDYSMAYGNPGVADATPSWSGYKEQSPQTLLELKRQRAAAKLLSHPFLSTHLGSGMSRTGEGSSEGKAPLIGGRTSPYSSNGTSVYYTVTSGDPPLLKFKAPIEEMEEKVHGCCRIS